In the genome of Lathyrus oleraceus cultivar Zhongwan6 chromosome 4, CAAS_Psat_ZW6_1.0, whole genome shotgun sequence, the window CACTGACACACACACCAATTTCCTCCAATCCAATCAACCCTAAAAACCCCATTTTTCTCTAGTGTCGGTGATCCACTTCATTTTCAAACACCATAAAAAAAAATCCCAACCAATTCACACCATTGTTGAATCCTTCAAAAAAACCGCAACAATGTCATCATCGACCAAGCCACCACACTACGCCACAAGCGGTTTGGTGATAGGTTACGCTCTCTGTTCAAGCTTGTTAGCGATAATCAACAAATACGCCATCACTCAATTCAACTACCCTGGTCTCTTAACCGCTTTACAGTACCTCACTTCAGCTCTCGGCGTTTACCTTTTCGGGAAATTAGGGTTTCTTCATCACGATCCTTTCACCATTCCGATCGCCAAGAAATTCTTCCCTGCCGCACTCGTTTTCTTCCTCGCTATCTTCACCAACACGAATCTGCTCCGTCACGCTAACGTTGATACCTTCATTGTTTTCAGATCTCTTACCCCTCTTCTTGTTGCTCTCGCTGATACCGCTTTTCGAGGTCAACCTTCGCCTTCTAACCTTACTTTTTTCTCGCTTGTTGTTATTCTTGCTGGTGCTGTTGGTTACGTTGCTACCGATTCGGGTTTTACTCTTACCGCTTATTCATGGGCTTTTGCTTATTTGGTTACGATTACTACTGAGATGGTTTATATCAAGCATATGGTTATGAGTCTTGGGTTGAATACTTGGGGTTTTGTTCTTTACAATAATGTCTTGTCTTTAATGATTGCTCCTTTCTTTTGGTTTCTTACCGGAGAGAATTTCGAGGTTTCGAATGCGATTAATTCGAGTACCGGGAGTTTGTTTGAGATGAATGCGTTTCTTGCGGTTTCTTTGTCTTGTGTGTTTGGTTTGCTTATCAGTTTCTTTGGATTTGCTGCGAGAAAAGCGGTTTCGGCTACTGCTTTTACGGTTACTGGGGTTGTGAATAAGTTTCTCACGGTGGCTATTAATGTGACGATTTGGGATAAGCATGCTAGTCCTGCTGGTCTGGTTTGTTTGCTTTTTACTATAATTGGGGGAGTTCTTTATCAGCAATCGGTTACTGGGAATGGTTCGCAACAACGGGATGCCGTGGTGGTGACTAAGCAGAGTGATATTGAAAGTAATCTTGTTGGTGATGGTGATTTGGAAGATGAGAGTGAAGTAAAGGGTAAACTTGCTTCTTTATGAGTATTTTGTGTTGTTATTTGTTTTTAGTTTAGTACTTGACTTGGTGTTTAAGCTGTAATGAACTATATGAATGTTGTCTTTTATTAACAACATTCGGAAAATTTTATATAGCTTGAGGTATTATTTTCATAATGATTTGAAATCTAGTGACTTGGCGTGTGCTGTGTTTTGCATATGGAACACACTCTATTCTTGTTTGTAGGCAAGGGTAAATCTAAAACTTGTTTTGGCTCAAGCAATCCATTAGGGAAGTGTGAGTATGAGTATGACCTGTTTCCAATAGGTGTGGTGTTATATAATTATCTTGTTTTGGCTATTCAAACTTATTATATAGTTATCTTGCTTGCTTGCTGCAGAATTTATATATAGAAAAGCTTGTAGTCGCCATTAGCTTGCTTGCTGTTGCTCCCTTTGCTAAAATGTTTTTCCTTATCCTCATTACAGTTTGATGCACAACGAGCTTTGTGTACAGCAATCCAGAATGCGAGGCGCATTTAATGTGACTACTTTTAGCAATTTCCTTTCTCTTTAACACAGTATAAGTTTTGGCATTCAATTGAGTACTTTGTTAGAAGAATGACCCTGTCTTCATTTCGTGTTCAGTGTGATTTAGACAAATAAACCAATTGAATTAGAAGAGTGTTGTTCAAATTGTAGTTGACTTAACAGAATTAGTTTAGTTTCATATTCCACTTGTTTTCCTTTCTTTGAatattttgagttttgttggcAAATGTTGTTTCTTTAAATTCAATCACAAGCACTATAATTATACTTATATGAATATGAATGATATAACTTTAAGAAGTTAATTCCATTATTGTGATGGTTCAGTTGTCAAGTTTGTTTTTCTTTTTCCTTCTCATTTAGATTCTTAGAATCTACAAGATTATTCAATGTTTCTAGATATTGTCATCTAGACTGAATTTTTACACCTAGTAGGAATTTTTTCACCTCTTAAATTTGCTTTGAAATTGTTTTATGTCTTTAGTCTCTCATTTGTTTTTTAGAGTCATTTTTTGTTATACTGCGGTGCTGTTTTACTTTTTTAACCGAAGAGATCTTGACTGTTTAGTTTCTGTGCTTCTGATCCCATCAATAACCTTCTCTTCAATAGCTGACTGAATTTTGACTGCAAATTTTGTGGTATTAGATTGTCCTGATGTAGCACAAATAGCTTCAGTGTTATGTTACTTTATTTCTGGCGTCGATGTGTTTTTTCATTTCTGAAGTTAATTCTGTTGTTGTAATCAGCCAAATGCTTTATGTTATTTTTTTCAAAGATGAATATTGGATCAAGTATTAGATGTATTGGTCGACTCATCGGCTCCATCACTCAAGATACTTATTCAGCCAAATGCTTTATGTTATTTTTTACAAAGATGAATATTGGATCAAGTATGTATTGGTCGAGTCATTCACTAAATATATTTATCTCTAGTCTTTAatataagaaaaaaaattaaaaagaaaattaGAAAGAGTATTATGTATTCGTCGAATCATCAATTAACAAGGTAGAATTCATTATGTGTATTTTTGGATAAAACTTTTGGATCGGGTAGAGAGAGAATATCTCTCATATGTGGAGCACTTTGCGATCGGATTTCGAGACAGAGATAATGAATTGCTAAAATTCTCAaattgaaaccacaaaacaacGGTCTATTTATGTGTGCGTGTTACCTCCGTTGTTCGTCCAAAGGTCGACATTAGAGAAGAGGTCTATTTACGTTGGATCTTCCTTGGTGCGTGTTACCTCCGATGACTTTAGAGAAGACTATGAACCAAGCACAATGGAAATTTATATCTACATGTACAACTAGGCTGAATAAGGAAGAAAAATTGGACACGATTATGGATCTAGTGGAAGAGCCACAACCTCCATCGGAGCCGCCAGATCGACCTTTGCTGGAGCGATTGATCTCGGCTCCACTTGTGATGGTTACATTTGATTCACGCCCGACTATATTTGTTAGAGACCCGACAACGATCCCTCCATCACTAGAACTGCCAAACAACAATTTACAAGGTATGGACCCTTTATAATCGACGACGACTATCCTCCTTCCGATTGGGAACAAATCTTCTCAACTCAATCCCTTTGTATCAAATCAAAATTCAAATAGTGGGTACAAGAGGAATTTAAGCTTCAGAGGTTTCTTTCAAGCTTCAAAATTTTGTATTGTAATGACACTTACCTATTATCCTAGTTACTACATGTAACAATCGCCCTCTAGTTGAAATTGTTCATGTACAAGGCTTTAGTGACTTGGAAGCTGCTGATGTCAGAGTTACATAAATAGTTAGAAATGATAAAATGAGTTACATAAATAATTAAAAAGCCATTTTTCTTATTGGAGCCTTGTCGAGGCTATTTTTCTAGCGGTCGATAGTGATATAATATTGGATTTGGACCTTAGCCTAATAGAAATGTCTAATTAAGAATTGATTATAACAACTTATGTGAGAAGGGAGAATGATAGTTATATAAGAATACCAATAACAATGGATAATAAATTATGAGTATTTTTGAATAAAAATCTTTTGGATCGGAGAGAGTGAGAATGAAAATCTTCTTTGTAATACTTTTAATTTCAATCAATAATACATTTTCCGTTTATCTTGAATTTCTAAGATCACTTTTGTGATGACTTTTTTATTCGAGTATATATCGGTTGTTATTAGAGCCGTCAATTTAGGAGGCCGGGGTCTAACTTTTAAGGCCCCCAAAATATAGGGGGTCCAAAATCCTAAAAATAAATGAGCCCCAAAATATATAGGCCCCCTAAACTAAAGACCCATAAAATTCAAGTAAAGCCTTAAGGCCCCatcattttttaaaattgattttttaaagaaaaaaaattgattttttttttaaagaaaaaattattttattattttattttcatgaaaattattttttttaaaaaatatcaactttttaattttagaaaaaattcgattttgtttcaaataaaatttaacttttttatttaaaaaaatcgatttaattttttgaaaaaaatcgatttttgttttattttagaAAAAACTGACTTTTTTTTCTATTTCCGAAAAAAGtcagttttttttttatttttgaaaaaattcgggtttttttcaaaaacaaatcacctttttattttaaaaagaatTGGAAAAAAGTCAGGAAAAAAATCGAttgtttattttcaaaataaaattgatattctttttcgaaaaaaataattttttcttttaaaaaacaattgactttttttttaaaaaaatgattttttatttttaaagaaaaacTGACTTTCtcattttaaaaaattaatcAGTTTTTTTTACGAAAAAAAGctatttatttttttaaaaaaaattattttgttttcaaaaatatcaaacttttttaaaaaaactaaaaatttTAATACTTAAAAAAATCGATTatgtttattttttaaaaaaatgacttttttttttaaaagttgattttttttatttaaaaaatcgaaaaaaaatagttttcaaaaatatttattatttaaaaatatttttttaaaaaaataaaataggttgtttcaaataaattatattttgaGCCCTTCATTTAGAccctttaaaaaataaaaatatgagAGGGTTTAAAAATAAGGGTCAAAGAGTTATTGATTTaagagattaattgttatgcactgtcagtgtaaaaagttttacactgtcaATATATCACAATCATTCATTTGGGTTACTTTACATGTGATTATAGAAAAAGTCAAACTTCTCTAAAAAATCCATGGTTgtgattaactgacggtgtaaaataTCTTTCACTGTCAATGCATTTCAATTAATTTAGAGAATTAAAAAAATGGGGTCAAATAGCGGCCTAATTTGTTAGGATTTTATCATTTAGGGCTTTTTTGACCCTTCTAGTTGTTATACCTTCGACATGACTCTCTAAAGATTAAGACGTATTTTAGAAATCGAAAGCATGTAATGTTTGAAAAGTGGAAAACAATAAACCTTTATTTTGACTAAAAGTAAAAATTACTTTCCATACTATTCAGCATTTTTGGGCGCCCACTGATCACGGACTCATGGTGGTTTAATATAAAATCGTTTTCGTTCTAGTGTCAATAATTCAACACACCATTTGTCTTTTACTCATTGATAGTATGTATTTTGAGTCACGCACATGGAATTGTGTGTGTATATTATTAGATTTTGTTGCGATGTTtgaattatttttaaataatgAGAAGTGGTTTCATTGCATTTAAAAAACAAGTGAAAAAGCAACACCCGCATAAAAATGACCGCGGCTCCAACACACAAATATCAACAAtcttaattttaaaaatataGACACGAACActaatataattttttatatatattataatttaattaaataagaCCATTCTCTAAAAATTAAAGTATGTGTATACTTTTTTTTCATTacaaaaatgatttaaaataaatatgataattttttattttcattaattaaATATACCAAAAAGTTATATTTCGATACATAGTACTATTATATTGTTAGAAATTTCGGAAAGATTAAAGGGATCCGGGCTTGAATCGTGAACGCAACACTTTtcttatagtatttcaagcactctcgattgtcttagagttctgatgcaggaatacccaggataattcagcctATCGAATTTGCGCAAGATTGGCGAAAACCCGAATGCAGCGAAGAACGTCTGGAATTATTTAGAGGATTTTTGGATTTTGTGTGTTGTATTATGAATCCGGATTTATGCTTTTATAGGCCATGTTGATATTGTTTCACAAGGTAGCGACCCTTGGTGAAGCAATGTccttttccaataatcataatggttggcctgcagcatgtttcaccaacagttgcatggtttcgcctttgcaacatctcatgaagagttacaatctccgaattcaaaattcaaaattcaaaattcaaaattcatgaagagttatctcatgcatttattagcattaactcacttccatcatttgtcattttggaacacacttgtatttaataaattacaacaatccctcacttgttctaataatgacaaatTCAATTCCAGAATATAGAAAGCAAAAAGTGTTAATACATTTAGATATCTTTCGATTTGAACTTAACCTTAGTAAAGACAACGCAAAGCCTAATCGGAACGTTAGGTAGCTATGCTTTGAACCATTATCCCATGTGATCAGACCGACGTTGCTATACACACACTTTTAGAGGTTCTTCGCCTGCATATCTCGCCTAGCACTATTTATGGTCATGTGCTTTTCCTgttttcatgaatttttcatgagagaaactccaactctcaccTTAAGACGGCACCATCTTGAAGTTCATATAGGTGAAGTTCAATTCGTATCtatttcttgagatacgtatcctccttgatatagaacttcattaagagtttctTTGAAAACTCAACCCTCAGTTTGCAATCGTCAACATTATCGCGAAATGTTGCATAACCTTCCgaatcaacgacttgttgttacccattgaatcttaggTTAAGATGTGTTAACTTCATATTGGGTTGCTATCATTGTCGGAACCCTTATTCAAGGAGTTTTAATCCCATACCTTTCGAGGTAGTCTTTACTAAATCTCTGGCCAGTGGTTTAGTAAATGGATCAGCCAAATTATAGCTTATTTGTATATATGTTAGTGAAATGATCCCATCCTTTACCATTTTTCTCACGAGAGAGTGTCTAAGACCTAtgtgtctagactttccattgtacacttCACTGAACGCTCTAGCCAGGGTGGCTTGACTATCACAATGTATCAATACTTTTGAAAGATTGCCTTTAGCTAACGGAACCTCCAATAAGAGGTCTCTCAACCATTCTGCTTCTTGTCCAGCAAATGCAAGAGCCAcaaactctgattccatggttgagagagtaatgcatgtttgtttcttgctttTCCAAGAAATCGCACCTCCAACTAATGTGAATATCCACCCAGTTGTAGATTCGTCGGTATATCCTTCTAGTACGGCAGGAAACTTACCATAATGAAGGCCAATATTTTTGGTCTTTAACAAATATCTGAAAATCCTAGTTATGGCCTTCCAATGTTCATCATTTGGATTGCTAGTAAATCTACTCATCTTACTAACTGCAAAAGCTATGTCAGGTCTGGTGCATTGCATTAAGTACATTAGACATCCAATTACACTTTCATATTCCAGTTGTGCCACGGTTCTCCCATtattcttttgaagtttgacactagGATCGAATGGAGTgtttacttccttaaagtttaggtgtttgaacttttccaacattttctcaatataatgtgtttgattaagttcataacccccactatttcgttttactttgatccctagtatagtgtcaactagtccaagatctttcatcttgaatgTGGAAGTCAAAAATTTCTGTTTCTAATATTCCATTCATTTCATTGCTGATAATCAACATGTCATCAAGATATAGACATAGAAATATCACAACACTTTCGCACACCTTTGTGTACAAGCATTTGTCACAAGAGTTTGGAACAAACCCATTTGAAATTATGGCGGTGTCAAATTTTTGATGTCATTGTTTTGGTGCCTGTTTTAAACCGTATAGAGACTTAACAAGTTTGCATACCTTTTGTTCATTTCCAGGAAGCATGAAGCCTTCTGGTTGCTCCATGTAGATCTCCTCATCGAGATCTCCGTTTAGGAATgctgttttaacatccatttgatgaacaATAAGGTTATTCAAGGAAGCTAGTGCAAATAGGATTCTAATTGTCGTAGTTTTTGCTACCGGTGCATATGTGTCAAAATAATCGACACCTTCCTTTTGTCTAAATCCTTTTGCTACTAGTCTAGCCTTGTAGGTGTTTAATGTACCGTTACTATGATACTTTTTTctaaacacccacttgcatccaatgggTCTTGATCCCTTCGGAAGATAAACTAGTTCTCAAGTATGATTTGACAtaattgaatccatttcatcttggatagcATCTTTCCAAAAAGAAGCGTCCCTAAAAGCCATTGCTTCCTTATATGTTTTAGGATCATCTTCTACTTGAAGAATAATAGGAATTTTATGAACATCATTCTTGTTATTTCCTTCAACTAAATAAAGAGAAATGAGTTGGGAATTGATTTCATCTGGTCCTAGATCCTTAGTTTTTCGTGCCCTTTTGCTTCTCCTTCGTTCTGATTGTGTTTCAATAATTCGTGTTGAATCTTTGTCACGAGATTCTTCAATTGTGGGATTTTCAGGTCCCTTATCCTTTGTGATGAGTTTTTCAAAGAATTCCACATCTCTGGATTCAACAATTACATTAGACTCTAGATTTAGAAGTCAGTATGCTTTGCTATTTGATGTATATCCTATGAAGGCACATCTGATTCCTCGAGGACCCAATTTTGTCCTTTTGGGATCCATGTTCTTGTAATAAGCTACACCCCCCACACTACGAAATAACCATTACTTGGTGGTCTTCCTTTTCATTTCTCATATGGAGAAATACCAGTTGTTTTTAAAGGAATCCTGTTCATTATGTGACATGCGGACAATAGTGCTTCACCCCATAAATTAAATGGTAATTCTGAATGCATTAACATAGCATTTatcatctcttgatatgttctattttttctttcggccatgccattttgttgtggtgtgcGGGGCACATAACATTCGTGTATGATGCCATATTCTTCATAATATGCATCAAATTTTGCTGAGAAATATTCTCCGCCTCTATCGCTCCTAAGTACTTTTATAGTTGTACTTAATTGATTTTCTACTTCTGCTTTATATGTCTTAAATGCATTAAAAgcatcatctttatgctttaagAGATATACATGTGTGAACCTAGAGCAATCATCGATAAACGTTATAAAATAACGGTTTCCCCCACGGGTCAACATACCATTAAATTCACACAAATCAGAGTGCACAAGATCTAGCACGTTTGTTTttctttcaacacttttgaaaggtttctttatcatttttgatttaaCACATATTTCACATTTTCCGAAATCATGAATGTTGCATGATATCAAACTGGGTTTAATTAGTCTATTCATAGTACTAATACCAATATGTGCCAATCTAGAGTGCCATAAGGAAATAGATTCAAGCATATAAGCAgaattagaaatttcattaataatattgtCGGTAGTACAAAGTTTGATCATTCCTTCAGcggtgtcataccccaaaatttgcccattaatattttaagacattcttcagggcattccgactcatttttatgacactgatctcaaaggaacgaaggcccagctcacaaatggcccaaactggcctgttcgctacgcgctcgctacacgctcgcctagcgaacgttcgctacacgctcgcctagcgaagcaaacgttcgctaccagctcgcctagcgaagctgacagacaacagaaaatttcgggcttcattctgagcccattaggtcatgaaaaagagcattataaataccagcacttcagtaatgaaaagggaGGACGAAAAACGGAGGAAGAGggacgaaaaccctggcacagaaaccctggaggctactttagaaagTTCCGAGTGcagaaaccctgaaggccgcttctccgctccgaagctaccgccgcccaactcaatccggcttCCAAGCAACCAGTCCCTTTCAAtatcgcaattgcacacaggtttgcgtatcatcgctgttttacgtttccaattgatattctttacatacatgatgcattccgATTAAAGTATTGATATGTAATTCGATTTCGTatgtgaatctaagtatgaacatcctgtataattgtctatgctatgcctgtgatcgaatgccataagagtgcaggttttcggaagtcatgctgTTGTCAAACTCCAAgcccgtggccgctcgctagctcatcgctaagcgagcctgcagcgagccttcgctgagccttcgctaggcgaagcagaggcgaatgggacagtggctgctttgtccctttgctgttctatcttatgtttatCTAATTGCGATTTTTGTCTCACCTGGCCTGAACTCATAACTGTTATGtctattttatggtgcaattgtcaaatcatattttattttaatgctctaacccgtgtgttgaatggtgtaagagcttccatatccccaatgaagcggccggctaggtactccactttacgtgtgggagaccttcgtggagatggattctaaattacttcactttaatgtgaagattcatattgattgcctaattaattttaatgtattaatttttaatgtattaattttaatgtattgattttaatgtggagattcatcctaatcacctaattgactttaaaatatggactttaaataaataatatcggacctctcttttACCCCCGATTACGTAatatggtcatgtcccgcgaatatggggatacccttagcaaagacccttcggttaaatcatcataaaataaatcatggtccctcggatgttgccttcgaaattacgattctgtccctcgacgacccttcggtgtagcctacggttaaatgatgatagtcccttcgaatgctaaggtatcctcacaactgttgccttcaatgaccagtcgatgaccctacgatgacccttctacatccagaggataaaactacttacttctcaatagtaaggacagttttaccctcataaggaaaggaaatgcccggaaagacctcggataggtataactcttaattgcttattcataatttaaaactatttttcacaccttacacctttcaaaacctccattagagaatcaccacttggcatacattcgcactagagtcattgccgagttatatttttctaaactattttcaaaa includes:
- the LOC127073619 gene encoding GDP-fucose transporter 1 translates to MSSSTKPPHYATSGLVIGYALCSSLLAIINKYAITQFNYPGLLTALQYLTSALGVYLFGKLGFLHHDPFTIPIAKKFFPAALVFFLAIFTNTNLLRHANVDTFIVFRSLTPLLVALADTAFRGQPSPSNLTFFSLVVILAGAVGYVATDSGFTLTAYSWAFAYLVTITTEMVYIKHMVMSLGLNTWGFVLYNNVLSLMIAPFFWFLTGENFEVSNAINSSTGSLFEMNAFLAVSLSCVFGLLISFFGFAARKAVSATAFTVTGVVNKFLTVAINVTIWDKHASPAGLVCLLFTIIGGVLYQQSVTGNGSQQRDAVVVTKQSDIESNLVGDGDLEDESEVKV